GTGCAGCGTGTTCTACTCTCAGCACAGAATGGATCCCTGCGTCGCACCGGAAGAGACACAACGACTCCAACCGCTTGCAAGTGCTGAGGATGTTGGCCATGTCTGGTTCACGAAAACTCATTTTCTGCAGGTGTAGCCGTGTGAGACCAGCGAATGCATCTGGACAATGACAAACGAAATTGTTGAACTGCCTCGCAAAGTAGCGGAGGTCACTTTTTGTGCAATACCATCTCTGGTTCGAGATCTCAAACTCAGCCGCGTCCAGTTTCTGGGTTGCCATGGCCAAGGCAACCGATTTGCCAATGGACAGGCAGTCATCAAGCCTCAATATGAATCTGACCTTCAGCTTGAAAATGGTAATGTGTGGTGACCTCGTCCGCAGCATCTTGTTGGTCACATCGGCCACAACATCGTTCATTCGAAACAAATCACGTGGGCTGAGAAGAATGACGATCTGTGAGAGCATAGGGAGCAGGTTCTGCATTCGCTTGGAGAGGATGCAGGTCCTGATAGCATCAAGTGTATCCAACCTCTCGAGGATGTTGAGCAAAACGCGTCTTCATCGCCAGCTGCTTTCTGCAcatcacggcggcggcggcgaaccCTATTGAGCTTCATGGTGATCCGATCTCAAAAAAAGAAGTGCGCCGATAACAAAAAAGCAACCAACGATGCTCCTTCCGTGGTACAATCTTCGCGGCTGAGCCTATTATAGGCACCGACCGTATTCGTATAGGAGTAGAGGGAGACGAAGAAGGCTTCCTAATCTTATTCAAGCCGGTGCAGGCGGAATCGATCCCTTTCTTCTTCCAATACGACTTCAGAACGAAATTGGCTGGCACCCCTCCTATTCTTCGAATCCAACTCCACAACGAACTTGAGATTCCTTCATCAAACAGGCGACGGGTgtggcggtcgccgccgccagggGGTGGGTAGAGAGGGTGTGCACCGCCTATCAGCATTACCGTTCGGGGTTCTCTTCTATACACTGATTATTGGATTAAACTATAGAGAAAATTGTGTTACAAGCCATGAACTGTGTAGCCGAGTCCAATTTCGACCATGGATTATGATCCCGTCCATATTAAACTTAATATTTTATGAAACTGCTACGTTTCGCAATTATGTGTCTACAATAAATTTAAGGGATACATAACTTTGCGGAATTTTGTGAATTTATAATGTGCAAAATTCATCAAAAAGCATGGCCGCTTGTGTCACATGAAAAAATAACAAGAGATACATATATTCATTTTGTCTACTCCCCAAATTTAAGCATGGCAAGATTCTGTAAAATTTTGTACAGAAGGTAAGGTCATAAATTTGGTTAATTTTTTTAACGGTTTCGAACCAGGAACATTCTTTAAAATTTCAAAAGATTTAGAAACAAGGTAATTAATTAGTTCAAGGTTGCAGAGTGGTTTTTATGTTCCCTGGTTCTAGAAAATCTGAAGTAATTCACAAGTTGGAGAATGCTATGATAAAATGAAGTACATCGTATATGTGATCATCTATGTTTCATGCACGATTTCATAGTTCAGGATTCAAGTAGGATCAAGTCACCACTACAGTTCGGTATACAAAATAGTATTTTCCCTGAAATGTAAAGCCAGCTAGAATGTAGAAAGACCGAAAGACGCTTTTGCAGTCGTCTTAATGAGAAGACGATGAGTGGGATCCCATTATGCTGCAATTTCTATATCGAGTCTCTTTTCAACCAACCATTATACTGTAATCAAGCAACGGCCTAATGCAAACAATCGACATCTGGCAGCGATGACAGTGCGGCAGAAACAGAACTGATTGACACTTCTAATTCGCAAAATGGGTAGTTTGAACGAAGAGTTTTGCTCAATGTTGAAGGAACAAGAAAGCTTGTCAAAACAAGGACCCAGTTTATTGGGCGTGCATCAACATCGGACTCAACCCCTCCAAAAATTGGCAATCTCTCAAAGCTTAACCACATATAACAAGAGGACGCGGTTCACAAGCAACGAACTGGAAGTGTGGCAGAAACGCGTGGAGTGCTTCCTTGTAATAGCAATGTTGAACTAACTCGGCCCTCACATCGCACTGGCCAATGGCCATCCATATCTTTCAGGCGTGACGATGTAAACAGCGATAGCCAGAAAAGTATTACTGCAGTAGTAATCAAGCAAAGAGCATTGTGTGCACACGCACGTAAGGTGGATGGAAACTACTCCAACTTGAGCTAAACCTGACAGAGTTTTCGTTTTCTTTTTGGTTGACAATTTAAAGCTGACAGAGTTAAGCTAGCACGAAAGCCTAAATTAAGCATGCCTGAAACCATTTCTGAAATAAGCTGAGACCAACTAGCACTGAAAATGTATATTGAGCTAGTTACTACGATCCAAGAAAACGCGTTAAAAATCATCAAGATGAAAGAGATTGAACATCCTATATAAAATATCAATGAGAAACCCGTTTTTTGTATGAAAATGAAAACCCTTTCTTGTGGAAAATTTTACGAGGACATCACTATCACTAGTAAGATTTCAGCTGGTTGATTCTAAAGAATGGGTCAGTTGATCCCTTCGTAAAAGTATTTGACTTTTATTGACCCATCTGTTTAAGGCTTTAAGCTAAGATGAAGAACCGGCTAGAATACCCCAAAGCTAAGGCCGTAGTCCTACCGTGCACATTGGATAATACTGTAAGAAGACATCACCATCACTAGCAAGCTTCCAGTGGGTTGATCGTAAAGAAACTTTTGGTTTATGCCTTCGTAAAAGTATTTCACTTTTAGTGACCCAGTTTAAGGTAATTGAACAGGCTAGAGTATCCCCTAAATACAGCTAGACCGTACCATCAAGTGAGCCAGCGGGTCAACTTCTAATTGCGCCCCATCAACTGATCAACTCCCTGAACCCACAAAGCTTCCAATCTTGCATAAAAAACTTCCCGCCAACTCCTAGTCCCTTCCAACCAACAACCAGAGAACAATAATAGGCGATCAAATATATATTTAAAGAAACGTTAAACCAAGAAACACGTAAATCAGAAGCCCTCAGAATTTAAACCTCCATAGAGGACAGGACAGGCTCAACACCACCAGGTCTCTCTGGTCGTcgtctccacgtccatctcctccTCAGGAACCCAACCAACGCACGACCGAACAGGCCTGCCACCGTTGGTCACCGGAGACCATGTCGAACGCCGACGTGGAGGGAGGCGGCCAGGCCAGGGCGGCAGCACCGACGACGGGGATCAAGCCGCCGCCGGGGAGGTACAACTCGAGCAACGTCGAGGGGCAGCACGCGCCGGTGTCGCCATTCTACTACGACCACGCGGAGCAGCACGAGCGGCGGCACCACACGTGGCTGGTGCCGCTGGTGGTGCTGGCGAACGTGGCCATGTTCATCGTGGTGATGTACTACAACGACTGCCCGCGCAACGGCGCCGACTGCATCGGCCGCAGCGTCCTCCGCCGCTTCTCCTTCCAGCCGCTCAAGGAGAACCCCCTCGTcggcccctccgccgccacgtaAGCGCGACCGATCTCCGGCTACCAATTGTTTGATTCGTTCATAATTCCAATGGTTTGTAAACTCTAAACCGGCGGCGGAATCATGGTGCTGTGCATACAGGCTCGAGAAGTACGGCGGGCTTGACCGGTACAAGGTGGTGCACGGGAACGAGGCGTGGCGACTGGAGACGAGCACCTGGCTGCACGCCGGCCTCATCCACCTCGGCGCCAACATGATCAGCCTCATCTTCGTCGGCGTCCGCCTCGAGCAGCAGTTTGGATTCTGTAAGCCCCCAAAACCACGTCAACCTCACCGTCACCGACGACTCCGTCTAGAGCGGCAAGGTCACGCATGGCGTGCGCACGCGCAcgctcttttgttttgtttttgactCGGTTCTGCCGCCTTCCTCTTGTCCTGCAGGGAAGGTCGGTCTGGTCTACCtcatctcgggcgtcggcggtaGCGTCCTGTCGGTTCTTTTCATCAGGAATGGTGTTTCCGTCGGCGCCTCCGGCGCGCTCTTCGGGCTCCTCGGAGCGATGCTGTCGGAGCTCATCACCAACTGGACCATCTACTCCAACAGGGTACCGTCCCATACCCCCTTGCTCTCCCCGAAGTATTTGCTTCAGTAATAATTCACCTTAACATGCAATGTCCTGACGCCGAACGCACCGTGGCAGATTGCGGCCATGGCGAACCTGctcatcatcgccgccatcaacctcgcGATAGGGATACTCCCCCACGTCGACAACTTCGCGCACATCGGGGGGTTCGTCACCGGCTTCCTCCTGGGGTTCGTGCTGCTCATTCAGCCCCGGTTCGGATGGTCGGCGCAACCCTTCGGCGCCAAGACCAAGTCGAAGTACACCGCTTGTCAGATCGTTCTCCTGGTTCTCTCCGTCATCCTAACGATTGCAGCGTAAGCATTTTTACAAGATAATGTTGTACCACCTTATTCAAATTCTAACAGAAGGCAGTGCGTGCTTTGTCTGGTAACTAATCTGAAGCCAATGCATGTTACACAGGTTTGCTGTTGGATTGCTGATGGTGTTCCGGGGAGTGAACGGCAACGACCATTGCAGCTGGTGCCACTACCTTAGCTGCGTTCCTACATCGAGCTGGAAGTGTGACAACTAAAAGGAAGAGATGAATGGGCCTGCCAGCCTCCCACAGCTGTGGAGAGAACATGCTGGCCATCAAGATAATTGCTTGAGCTTATACTTTTGGTTGTATAGAACTTTAAGCTTTGCCCCCATCTGCATTCTTTGTTCCAAGAGGCGTTGAATATAGTAACTCCGATTGTACATGTTAAAGCTCTGTGCACATTCTGCTGTATTTGTGGCAAATACGTTTATTCTTTGATTTTGCATTGTCAGTTGCATTTTGCAATGTTCAGACTAAAACTGATCATGCTTGAAGAACGGATCAATTTTGGATCGCAGAATGCATTTGGTGCGATCAGTATGCACTATCATTGGCATGCAAGCTGTGTCAGGATTTAAGTCATATCTTATTCAACTCGAATGTGGTCGCAACATCGAACATGGATGCAGTAACCACAAACTGCACATACCATACACAATTTTCACAAGGGACAGTCAACCTCTAAAGAATATCAATCCGAAATTTCATGCCAAACGGAAGA
This region of Lolium perenne isolate Kyuss_39 chromosome 2, Kyuss_2.0, whole genome shotgun sequence genomic DNA includes:
- the LOC127335883 gene encoding RHOMBOID-like protein 2, encoding MSNADVEGGGQARAAAPTTGIKPPPGRYNSSNVEGQHAPVSPFYYDHAEQHERRHHTWLVPLVVLANVAMFIVVMYYNDCPRNGADCIGRSVLRRFSFQPLKENPLVGPSAATLEKYGGLDRYKVVHGNEAWRLETSTWLHAGLIHLGANMISLIFVGVRLEQQFGFWKVGLVYLISGVGGSVLSVLFIRNGVSVGASGALFGLLGAMLSELITNWTIYSNRIAAMANLLIIAAINLAIGILPHVDNFAHIGGFVTGFLLGFVLLIQPRFGWSAQPFGAKTKSKYTACQIVLLVLSVILTIAAFAVGLLMVFRGVNGNDHCSWCHYLSCVPTSSWKCDN